A single genomic interval of Macadamia integrifolia cultivar HAES 741 chromosome 6, SCU_Mint_v3, whole genome shotgun sequence harbors:
- the LOC122082280 gene encoding FCS-Like Zinc finger 8-like: protein MTSNQVLMADHACYLRSFIGFTSKGFSETDSVASPTSILDIKPFSSLEIFATPLVFTSCLSASEMELSENYTCVISHGPNPKTTHIFDNCIVESCCGVVRFSASRKENFFSACSRFPSENFLSFCYACKKNLGQGKDISMIKRRGGVIMSFRILKLTPLKQC from the exons ATGACCAGTAATCAAGTTCTCATGGCCGATCATGCTTGTTATCTAAGGTCGTTTATAGGTTTCACATCAAAGGGGTTCTCTGAGACGGATTCAGTGGCGAGCCCAACTTCAATTCTTGACATTAAACCATTCTCTA GCCTTGAAATTTTTGCAACTCCTCTAGTTTTCACGAGTTGTCTCTCTGCAAGCGAGATGGAGCTTTCTGAGAATTATACTTGTGTAATCTCCCATGGACCGAACCCTAAAACAACACATATCTTTGATAACTGCATTGTAGAGAGTTGTTGTGGAGTTGTTAGGTTTTCTGCATCGAGAAAGGAGAATTTTTTCTCGGCTTGTTCACGCTTCCCTTCCGAAAATTTCCTTAGCTTCTGCTACGCATGCAAGAAGAATCTAGGACAGGGAAAAGACATCTCCATGATCAAACGAAGAGGAGGGGTAATTATGTCTTTTCGTAttctaaaactaacacctctcaAACAGTGTTAG